The sequence CAAGTCTTTGAACCGCTTCACGATATTACTTTATATGCTGAACTTAACAAGATTAATTTTTATACCTGGGATAACGAACAATGTCGATTACCCAAGGGAGCAACTAAAGCAACTTTAGATTTTTGCGATAAGCCACAACTTTGCAAACAGCTTGAAGGTAGGGTGCTAATTTTTGAAGAAGTTAAAAATCCTCAAAATGGAGATTGCTTTGATTTCGATCTGACTCATCGTCATGCGGTACGGTTAACCAAGGTGACAGAAACTACAGACGCTCTTAACGATGATAGAAAATTATTGCTGGTGGAATGGGCGGTTGAAGATGCCTTACCCTTTGATTTATGGATTTCTAATTTAGATAGTAAAGGGGCGCAAATTGAAAATATTAGTATAGTTCGCGGTAATGTGGTTTTAGTGGATCGCGGTCAAACTGTAGAAGGTGATGATGCAGATTTGGGTACTGTTCCCCAACAGGGTAAGTACCGTCCTTTATTGCAATTTGGTCCTTTGACTCAACAAGGATACGTCCGGGATAATCGCGATTTATGGGTAACTTTTAACCCTGAAGCTTCTGCAACATCGGCAATGAATTGGGAAATGCGCGATGTGAAACCGAGTATTTCTATATGGGAACTAGGAAAACGACAAATTCCCTGGTTTTCTCAGCAAGATTTACTTAATAGCGATAGATTTTCACGAGAATTTGTTGTAGAAACCGAAGACGATGGACGTACCTACCTGCGTTTCGGGGATAACCAGTTAGGAAAAAGACCGACACCGGGAACCAGCTTTCAGGCAATTTACAGAATTGGCAATGGTAAATTAGGTAACGTTGGTGCCGATACTATCAGCCATGTAGTTACCGATATTGATGGTATTACCAAGGTATACAATCCCTTACCAGCCCAAGGCGGTACCGAACCAGAGGCTATTGAAAAAGCCCGTTTGGATGCACCCCAAGCATTTCGTACCCAGCAACGCGCCGTCACTGCATCCGACTACGCTAACGTTGCACAACTTTACAAGGGTGTTAAGAAAGCAATAGCTAACCGCCGCTGGACGGGAAGTTGGTATACCATTTTTATAACTGTAGACCGAGAACAAGGGCTACCAGTAAATGAGGATGAAACTTTCAAGGATAATTTGCGTAATTTCTTGGAAAGCTTTCGTCTCGCCGCACACGATTTAGAAATTGAAGGTCCCCGCTATATTCCTTTAGATATAGCGATGACGGTGCATTTATTACCCGATTATTTCCGTAGCAGCGTCAAAACAGCGCTTTTAGAAACTTTCAGTACTTCGGTATTATCCAACGGTAAATTAGGCTTCTTCCATCCTGATAATTTTACCTTTGGGCAACCAGTATATCTGAGTCAGGTTGTAACTACAGCCATGCAAATACCCGGAGTCAGTTCCGTTGAGTTAACAAAATTTCAACGCTGGCAACAACCATCCAATCGGGAATTAGAAAACGGTCAAATTCCCTTTGATAGATTGGAAATAGCCCGTGTTGACAACAATCCTAACGCCCCCGAAAACGGACAAATTGTATTCAATATGAAAGGAGGAAGGTGAGCAGTGAACAGTGAGCAGTGAGCAGTTAATACCATAAGTGGGAATTAGGTATTGGGGATAGAAAGTTAGGAGTTAAAAGTTATAGAATTTTGGATTTTAAATTGAGAGTGAGTAGTGAGTAGCAAGTAAATAATTACCAATTACCAATTACCCATTACCAATTACCATGACTAATTCAGATTCACCAAAACCAATTTACAACAGACCTGGATTGCCAGCTATAGTTTACCGCGTTGGTGACTATAATTCTTTTCGGCAGCGTTTGATATCGCAACTATCTAGCCAAATAGTACAAAGCGATACTCCATCGACACGCAGACCTCTGACAAGACTGACAACTCGTTCCAATGAAGATCCGGCGATCGCGCTTCTTGATGCTTGGGCTGTAGTTGCCGATGTGCTGACGTTTTACCAAGAGCGGATTGCTAATGAAGGTTATATACGCACTGCGACAGAACGATTTTCGGTGTTGCAGTTGGCGCGTACTATTGGCTACGAGCTAAGTCCGGGTGTAGCTGCTAGTACTTATCTGGCATTTACTGTGGATGATGCTATTGAAAGCGTTACTCAAGCCATTGTTCCCCAGGGAACTCCGGTGATGAGTATTCCAACGACAGATGATGAAGTACCCCAAACTTTTGAAACTAGTGCCGAAATTCTGACGCATCTCGACTGGAATAGTATCCAGCCTAGGTTAAGTAAACCGCAGGTAATTGCTGAAAATATTAATCAAATTTATTTAGAAGGAACTAGTACCCAACTGCAACCGGGAGATTGGGTTTTATTAGTTGGCAATCAAGAACAAGATATTGAAACTTATTTACTTAATCTGACTGCTGTAGAATTATCGGCAGATAATAATTACACGTTAATTAGTTGGGAGAAACAATTACCGCAGGCTATTAAAAGTAGACTTCGCAATCCTGAAATTTTCGCTTTCCGCAATTCGGCATCGTTATTTGGTAAAAATGCTCCCAATTGGGAAGATATGCCTGATGAAATTAAAAAGGCTGCTGGTGGTACGTTAGCTGGGGGTGTTTTTTGTAGCGAGGATAATGGCAGTAATTGGATTTCTGTAAATGATAATTTAGCAAATACAGATATTCTTTGTCTCGCTGCATCTAGTAAAAACTTGTTTGCGGGTACTCCAGATAGGGGAATATTTCGCTGGCAGGATGGTAAAAATTGGGAAGCAGTTAATGCTGGTTTGACTAACTTAAATATTCAAGCGCTTTATATTCAACCTGGGAAAGGATATATATTTGTTGGTACTCCGGGAGGTGGTGTTTTCCGCTCTAAGGATAATGGTGATAATTGGGTTCCGATTCATACGGGAAACGTGCAGGTACAAGGTAAAGGGGATAATAATTGGCAGTCTGTAAATACAGCTATTCCTAATACCGTTGTGCGTTCGTTATTAACTTATTCAACCACAACAAATTCAGGTACGGGGACAATTGAAAGTGAAGGTAATAATGTCAGCGGTGAGGGTACAGAATTTACTAGAGAATTTAATGTTGATGATACCATCACAGTAGGGAATGAAAGTAGAAGAATAACTGAGATTAATTCCGATGTTTCTTTACAAGTAGATAGTCCTTTTATTAGTAATTTAGCTTCTGGTACCTCTTTTACTACTCCTAACCGAGAAATAAATTATATATTTGCTGGAACTGATAGTGGTGTTTATCGCTCTCAAGATGCAGGTAAAAATTGGATACCACAAGGTTTATTGGATGGATTATCTGATAGAGTAATTCGTGCTTTGACTAATGATGAAAGCGATATTTTTGCTGGCACTGATAATGGTATTTATCGTAGTAGTGATTATGGAAAAAACTGGCAGTCAAAAAGGTTGGAAGACGCAGATAATGTCTTTTCATTAATTAATTATCAACTAGGAGACAAAACTTATCTTTTTGCTGGCACGGATAATGGTGTTTATCGTTCTGAAGATGAAGGAGAAACTTGGACAACTTTTAACAATGACTTACCAGAAAATATCACAGTTTATGCTCTAGATAGCGATGATACAAATTTATTCGCCGCTACTAATGAAGGTATATTTACTTCTACAAATAACGGCGACTCTTGGCAAGAAATTAATCAAGGTTTAACTAAAACTAATATTACTTCTTTAGCTGTTAATCATAAAATATTTGCCGGTGCTTTATTTTCAGGGTTTAAAGAAACAGAGTGGTTGGATTTTGAAGTTACGCAACCGGAAATTGATTTAAATACCATTTATCCCAAAATTTTAGAAAATAGCTGGATTGTTTTATTAAATGAAAATCTGTTTCAAGCTGTTCGAGTAAACAAGGTATCTACTGATTCTGTTAGTAAATTCAATTTAACATCGGAAGTTACGCAAATTGCTTTTAATAATTCTGTTGATTTAAGCGGTTTTGGTAGACGGAATACTCAAGTATTAATTCAAAGCGAATCTTTAGCTTTAGCGCCGGAAGTTTTAACGGTGAGGATGCAGCAGGAGAATATTTTTCTTGACCCCATAAATAAAGATAAAATTTATCTGAGTAAATTTATTCCGGATTTGCAGTCAGATAAAACTTTGATTGTCAGCGGTAAGCATATCCGAGCTATCGCTGAAGATATTGGCGGCTTTTTTGTCTGGAATGCTGATGAAAATAAATGGCAGCGCCATAATCAAGGTTTAACTAGTACCAATATTCAAGCTTTAGCTGTTGATGAAACAGAAAATGAATATCAATATTATATCGGCACCAGTCAAGGTGTTTTTCGTTATTTAGATAAAAATCAAACTAATAATCCAATTTGGGAACCTTTAAAAAATCAAGGTTTATCAGATACTGATATACAAGCACTTTGTATTCCCCAGACTAAAGAACTTTTTGCGGGTACTCCCAGCGGAATTTTTTACTATTCCGATAGCGGATGGGAAGCAAGGAATCAAGGATTGGTACATAAAAATGTGCAAACCTTGGTAAGTTATCAGGAAGGTGAAACTATTTCGATTTTCGCTGGAACTTTTGACGGTGGGGTTTTTGTTTCTCGGAATAACGGTGAGAGTTGGAATTCTACTGGTTTAACTAATGCCGATGTGCAAACTTTGGTTGTTAACACAGAAACTGGTGAATTATTTGCTGGCACTTTTCAAAAAGGTATTTTCCATTCTGATAATCAAGGTAATAGTTGGCAGCAGTTAACAAATATTGAAAGAGGTACGGGTACGATTTCCAGCGATAATATTACGGTTAAAGGTGCAGGGTTGAATTCCCAACAGTTGCAGGTAGGGGATATTATTAATGCTGGGGGACAAACTCGGACTATTGTATCTATTAATAATGAAACCCAAATTATTACAGTTGATACCGCTTTTCGTCCCGATTTAGCCGAAAGAACTGCTTTTACGATTAATACGGGTTTAACTAATCTCAATATCACTTCGCTGTTGATTCTACCTCAAGAGCAAGAAACAATTTTGTTTGCTGGTACCGGTGGTAGCGGTGTTTTTCGTTCCCAAGATAACGGTAAAAGATGGCAGCAGGTTAATACAAATCTCCAAGATTTAGAAATTCGTACTTTAGTAAAGAATTCTAGCAATGAAATATTTTTAGGTACTGCTAGTAAGGGAATTTTTCATTCCGTTGATAATGGCGATTCTTGGCAAGCAATTAACGATAATTTAACCAATACCGATATCAAGGCGATCGCTATTTCTTCTAACGATAATAAAGACAATATAATTGCTGGCGGCAATGGAATTTTAATTTCACAAGATGGTTTTTATACTGTTCCTTTAAATAAGAGCGATTTGCTTTGGGTGATATCGCCGCCAGTAAAAGAAAAATATCTTAAATGGTTGGTGAGAGATATCAATGGTTTTGTAGGCAATATTGAAACCATCACCGATAAAGAACTTTTCTTACAGCCTGCCACGGAAGAAGATGGTATTGTCAGTGAAGTTTGTACTATCAAAAAACCACCCACAGAGCAGCAAAATCCCGTCATAGTCTTAAAAAAACCTTTAAAATACGCTTACGATCCAGAAACAGTGACGATTTACGCTAACGTAGTAATGGCTACCCACGGTGAAACCGTTGTTGAAGTTATGGGAAACGGTGACGGTACTATACCCAATCAAAGCTTTATCCTCAAACAGCCGCCGCTTACATATGTACCTGCACCTACAGCCAGCGGTGCTAAAAGTACTTTGGAGGTGAGAGTTAACGATGTACTTTGGGAAGAGGTTGATACTTTATATGAAAAAGATACTCATCTCCAAGGTTATATTATCCGTTTAACTGACGATAATACTCCGGTAATTACCTTTGGAGATGGTGAAAATGGCGCTCGTTTGCCTACTGGGGAAGAAAATGTTAGCGCTACATATCGCAGCGGTATCGGTTTAGAGGGGCAAGTTGCTCCCGAAAGTCTGACTCAACTAAAAGATAAACCTTTGGGTATTCTTGAGGTGATAAATCCTTTATCTGCTTCTGGTGCTGCACCTCCGGAAAGTCGAGATGAAGCCAGAGAGAAAGCACCATCCCAAGTGCGTACTTTGGATAGAATTGTTTCTATACAAGATTTTGAAGACTTTTCTCGCGCTTTTGCGGGTATCGGTAAAGCTCAAGCTGTTCCTTTATGGAATGGGCAAAGTCAATTAGTACATATTACTGTCGCTGCTGCGGATGGTTCCCAGGTAGATACAGATAGTAATCTTTATCAACAATTAGTTGCAGCAATTGATAATAATCGCGACCCCATTCAGTTTGTAGAGGTGGATTCCTACGAGCTGCAATTGTTTAACGTTGAAGCAAAATTGCAGTTTAATCCCCGCTATCAGCAAGAATTACTAATTGAAAATGTGACTGCATCTTTAAAGGCTAAATTTACCTTTAGCAATCGCAACTTTGGGCAAGATGTCACGGCTGCGGAGGTAATTGCTACCATTCAACAAATTGAGGGAATAGTAGCTGTGGATTTGGATGCTTTATATAAATTAGGTAGTAGTAAAGGCTTGCAGCAATCTTTGAAAGCTGATTTAGCTCGCTGGGATGAAGAAAATGATATTGCTAAACCAGCCCAGTTGTTATTGATAAATCCTCAAGATATTAAATTAACTACGATATGAACAAATATAGCGAATTTCAGTTGAGCAGAATAGACTATTACCTCACCCAGCCCTCCGGGCACCCCTCTCCTTATAAAGGAGAAGGGAAAAGTCAAGAGAATCGCTGTATTGTACCCAACAGAAAACTGCGATATAAATCAAGCTTAAATTCTCCTCTAAGACACACCTCTCCTTAACAAGGAGAGGGGAAGGGGTGAGGTTTTTCATGTTGACTACCTACCGATATTATGAACCAGCATTCATCAGTAGAAAGATTGTATAATTTACTTCCAGCTATTTACCGGATTCGAGACGAAGCTCAAGGGCAGCCGTTGAGAGCGTTGTTGGCGATCGCTGCTCGGGAAATGCAAGTTTTGGAGGATGACATAGACAATCTCTATGAAAACTGGTTTATTGAAACTTGCGATGAATGGGTAGTACCTTATATTGGCGACCTTTTAGACGCTCAGGAATTATACGCACAAAATAGTATTAATTATGGTCAGCAGCAGCGACGAGCTTATGTTGCTAACACCATTGCTTATAGAAGACGTAAGGGTACTGCTCCTGTATTAGAGCAGTTAACGCGAGATGTTACCGATTGGCGAGCAAGAGCGGTAGAATTTTTTCAGCGTTTGGCTACTACTCAGAATTTAAACCATCTACGCCCTAATAATACGACAGTTAATTTAAATCAGTCTGGGCAACCGGAATTTTTGGGTACTCCCTTCGAGCAACAGGTTTCCTACAGTATCAATATTGGTGATGCCTTAGAAGGTAGGGGATTTCACAATATACCCAATATTGGTTTATATATTTGGCGGTTGCAAAGCTATCCAATGGAGAAAGCTACGGCAAGGATGGTTGAAGGTGGTGAAGTTGATGGGCGTTATTATTTTAGTTGTCTTGGTTTAGAAGACTTTCCTTTATTTAACCAGCCGCAAACTGAAACGGATATTTTGCATCTAGCTGAAGAAATAAATGTTCCAGCAAAGTTGCGTATTCCACCTTTGAAGAAGGAGATAGAGAATTTATTAAATAAAAAAGAATCCAGCAATAATATTGGTTATTTTGATGCGACTCCGGTATTAGAAGTTTTTGTCGATGGGGAAGAATCATCAATTCCTCCGAAAGAAATTTTGATTGCTCCATTGAAGGTAGAGGATAATAATGATTGGATGTCGGTAAAATGGAATGATTTTGATTCTAATATAAGGGTAGCAATCGATCCAGAATCCGGAAGATTGGCTTTTCCTCCTTCGCAGTTACCTAGTGAAGTGGAGGTGAGTTATTTTTACGGTTTTAGTGGGGATATTGGTGGTGGCTCTTACCAAAGAAATTTATCGCAGGAAAGTTGTGTTTGGGAAAGGGAGATTTACCAAGAAAGTTTGGGTAGGGTAATTCAGAATTGGAATGCTTCTGTAGAAGTTTGGAAGTGTTTGCAGCAGGGTAATGGTGTTGCACTTGGGGAAATTTTTGTTGGTGATTCTGTTTCTTTGCAAGATTATGGATTAAATAACCGCAGGGAAGCAGAGGGAAGAGATGATGAGAAGTTGCAGGTTATTGTGTCTGATGATGGCGTGATAACTGTTAAAGCTGGGATGGTTAGGGATGAAAATGACAATCCTATTTGTTTGGAAAATGATTGTCAATTGGATGTGAGCGCTTTTGCTGGAGAATCTTTAATTTTATTTATTACTCATCAACCTGGTTTGGGTTTACCAGATTTACGTGTGGTTAATCATGGTGCCGGGGATGGGTGGTTATGTTTGGGTGTTGCTTTAAAGGAAGTTTTTGAGAAAACGGAGTCGGTAATTTCGATTCCGGATAATAAAACTTATTTTGGCGATTTAACTATTGTGATTCCGGCAGATAAAACTTTGAAATTTATGGCTGCCGATGGTTTTCGTCCCCATTTATTAGGTAATTTGTACGTACAGGGGATAACTCCTTTTGGTAATAATACTAAAAATATTAACAATCCCGGTGAGTTTATTTTAGAAGGTTTATTAATAGAAGGAAAGCTGACGGTATTACCGGGAAGCTTGAGAAGTTTGCATATAAATCACTGTACTTTAGTTCCAAAAGAAGGCGGGTTGAGGGTTGCAACTTGGGAAGTTGTAGAAGATGATGATAACAACGAAATCTCAGATGATAGTTGGACATTAATTGCGATCGCTATCTATTTTATTAATGCAATTCGCAGTTTAATCGGGAAGGGTACGCCAGGTAAAAGTTTTAATATATTGCTGAAAATAGCGATTAAGCAAGCACAATTGGTATTTTCCCAGTTTCGCGAGTTGATTCAATGGCGATGTGTGGATGAATATCCCGTTGCCGATGGTTGTTTGCAACCGGGTATGAAAGATAGTCTGAATTATCAATTGGATAATTCGCGATTAACTATCAGCATCTATCGGAGTATTTGCGGTGCCCTACATTTAGCTGAAACTGTTCCCACTTTGTTGATAGAAGAAAGCATTATTGATAATAATTTGGGTGCAGATACAACTGCCGATATAGAAAAATTAGTTGCCATTGATGCTTCAGGTACTGCTGTAGAGCAGTTGCAATCAAGTACTGTTTTTGGCACAACTAAAGTACGTAGCTTAGAAGCCAGCGATAGCATTTTTACTGGTAGAGTCACAACTTTACGCAAGCAAATCGGCTGTATGCGTTTCTGTTATCTTCCCGATGGCTCCCAAACTCCCCGCCGTTATTTATGTCAGCCGGATAAAGCTTTAGCTGAAGAGTTTGATATTAGTAAATTACCATCTGCTATTACTTGTTTAACAATAAATAAAATTGATTCTTCTCATCATCAATTAATTTCCGGTACTTCTGGTAAGGGTTTATTTTCTTATCAAATTAATCAAGATAATCAAAATCAATGGCAGCCGATAAATAAAGGTTTAGATAATTTCAATATCACGACTTTATTTTATCAGGAACAAGAAATCTATGCTGGCACAATTGGCGGTGATGTTTTCCGCAGTCAAGATAATGGTAATTCCTGGGAAAGTATTAATCACAAAGAAGAAATAGAACCCAAAAAAGCAACGGGTACAATTTCTAGCGCTGGAAGAATCGTAAAAGGAAATAAAACTAATTTTATCCAAGAATTGAAAATTGGCGATATTATTACCGCTAACGGACAAAAAAGAATTGTCACTCAAATTGATTCCAATTATTTCTTCTGTGTTAATACTCCCTTCGAGCCAAGTTTAGATAATGTTGGATTTAGCATAAGTAATTTAATTTTAAACACAGATATTACCGCTTTCGCAGTGCATGAATCAACTATCTTTGCTGCAACTGCTAGAGGTGGTGTTTTTGGGTTCTTAAAAGAACCAGATAAACCAGAAGAACCAGAAAAATGGACTGCCGTCAATGTTGGCATCACAAATCTTAATGTCACATCATTAATAGCGGGTGAAGATGGTTATATCTATGCAGGAACTTATGGAGGTATTTTTCGTACTCGCGATCCCGGTGAAGGGTGGTTGGCTATCAGTTTTGGTTTAGAAAACTTGGAAATTACAGCTTTAACAATAGATGTCACCAGACAGTTATTCGCCGGTACATCAGGGGGAGGAGTATTTCGTTTTGATGAATACAGTAATATTTGGACTGCGGTAAATGATGGTTTAAGCAATTCTTATATTACAGTTATGGCGGCAAGCGGTCAAAGGTGTGATGGTACTGTAAGCAGCGAGGGTAATAAATTAAATGGAGAAAACACCAATTTTACAGCGGATTTTCTTGGTAGAAGTATAACCGCAACCGGACAAACTCGCACCGTAACAAAAGTTGTATCTACCACAGAAATTATCGTTGACGAATCATTTTGTCCCGAATTACCAGCAGAAACAATTTATTCCTACGAGAAATTTTTAGTAGTAGGAACAGTTGGTGGGAGTATTTTTTATTCTGTTAATAGTGGAGAAACTTGGCAACAGGTTAACGCTGGTTTGAGCGATACGGATGTCAGCGATTTGGTTATTATTCCCTCAGTTGAGGAAGCAGGGAGCAGGGAGCAGGGAGCAGGGGGAGAAGAAAGAAATAATAGCGATCGCGCTATTTTTGTGGGGACAACTGCGGGTAATATCCTCTGCTTATCCGACGATATGCAAACATGGAAATCGCTTAATAGCGGCTTGGTAAATGTCGAAGATAAGCTGCGGGTTTTATCAAAAATACAGCCTAGATTTACTTCTAAACAATATGGCAACCCTGCCTACGCTCAACTAAGTCAAAATTGCGCTGTAGAAATTCGTACCGGTGCAGAAGACGGTTCCGAAATGGGAGTATTTAGTTATTTAAAGCAACCGCAACGTCAAGCAAATTTAGAAGCTAGTCTAAAAGAGTACTTGCGATTCGGTTTGAAAGTAGGCATTTTTTACGAGACATAAAGGAGTAAGTTATGAAAGGAGATTTCACCAGGTTTACATTTAAACCAGAGAAACATTACACCAGCGTGTTAATGCAGCAGGGGCGGGTGCAGTTAGATGCCGATTGGAACGAACAAGCAAATATCCACGCTTATTTTAACCAGTCTATAGCCCAAGATATGATTGGTAATTCCGGTGTTGCAAAAACTAGTGGTGGGTTTGAAATACAAATAATTGATAACAGCACGGATTTATTAATTACTCCCGGACATATTTATGTTGATGGTATTCTTTGTGAATTAGAAGGGAATTTATTTGATGTTACAGAAAGAGTTAATATTCAAAGT comes from Rivularia sp. PCC 7116 and encodes:
- a CDS encoding putative baseplate assembly protein, with amino-acid sequence MSTQYLCKNQLRRAKVLSKNILNGIDYLEVGADRKTLLVYFLHNLPGVAQEDSVPANSNALTADNILITGGIRVRSIVVESVTSFENLLTVRVSGNSDFSTYTLKLVDSDGITAPKGFDSQLSQVDFSFWVEDRSEFDCKTPDAPTEKQPPPPFIDYLAKDYASFRRLMLDRLAVTVPDWQERNPSDIGILLVEILAYGADHLSYYQDAVATEAYLGTARKRVSVRRHARMLDYFMHDGCNARAWVVLEVESKSQADGCILQAAVNSLKLQENKIKTRFLTKINLAKIQGEKDDIGVRIKPEKYEELLNQQPQVFEPLHDITLYAELNKINFYTWDNEQCRLPKGATKATLDFCDKPQLCKQLEGRVLIFEEVKNPQNGDCFDFDLTHRHAVRLTKVTETTDALNDDRKLLLVEWAVEDALPFDLWISNLDSKGAQIENISIVRGNVVLVDRGQTVEGDDADLGTVPQQGKYRPLLQFGPLTQQGYVRDNRDLWVTFNPEASATSAMNWEMRDVKPSISIWELGKRQIPWFSQQDLLNSDRFSREFVVETEDDGRTYLRFGDNQLGKRPTPGTSFQAIYRIGNGKLGNVGADTISHVVTDIDGITKVYNPLPAQGGTEPEAIEKARLDAPQAFRTQQRAVTASDYANVAQLYKGVKKAIANRRWTGSWYTIFITVDREQGLPVNEDETFKDNLRNFLESFRLAAHDLEIEGPRYIPLDIAMTVHLLPDYFRSSVKTALLETFSTSVLSNGKLGFFHPDNFTFGQPVYLSQVVTTAMQIPGVSSVELTKFQRWQQPSNRELENGQIPFDRLEIARVDNNPNAPENGQIVFNMKGGR
- a CDS encoding putative baseplate assembly protein — translated: MTNSDSPKPIYNRPGLPAIVYRVGDYNSFRQRLISQLSSQIVQSDTPSTRRPLTRLTTRSNEDPAIALLDAWAVVADVLTFYQERIANEGYIRTATERFSVLQLARTIGYELSPGVAASTYLAFTVDDAIESVTQAIVPQGTPVMSIPTTDDEVPQTFETSAEILTHLDWNSIQPRLSKPQVIAENINQIYLEGTSTQLQPGDWVLLVGNQEQDIETYLLNLTAVELSADNNYTLISWEKQLPQAIKSRLRNPEIFAFRNSASLFGKNAPNWEDMPDEIKKAAGGTLAGGVFCSEDNGSNWISVNDNLANTDILCLAASSKNLFAGTPDRGIFRWQDGKNWEAVNAGLTNLNIQALYIQPGKGYIFVGTPGGGVFRSKDNGDNWVPIHTGNVQVQGKGDNNWQSVNTAIPNTVVRSLLTYSTTTNSGTGTIESEGNNVSGEGTEFTREFNVDDTITVGNESRRITEINSDVSLQVDSPFISNLASGTSFTTPNREINYIFAGTDSGVYRSQDAGKNWIPQGLLDGLSDRVIRALTNDESDIFAGTDNGIYRSSDYGKNWQSKRLEDADNVFSLINYQLGDKTYLFAGTDNGVYRSEDEGETWTTFNNDLPENITVYALDSDDTNLFAATNEGIFTSTNNGDSWQEINQGLTKTNITSLAVNHKIFAGALFSGFKETEWLDFEVTQPEIDLNTIYPKILENSWIVLLNENLFQAVRVNKVSTDSVSKFNLTSEVTQIAFNNSVDLSGFGRRNTQVLIQSESLALAPEVLTVRMQQENIFLDPINKDKIYLSKFIPDLQSDKTLIVSGKHIRAIAEDIGGFFVWNADENKWQRHNQGLTSTNIQALAVDETENEYQYYIGTSQGVFRYLDKNQTNNPIWEPLKNQGLSDTDIQALCIPQTKELFAGTPSGIFYYSDSGWEARNQGLVHKNVQTLVSYQEGETISIFAGTFDGGVFVSRNNGESWNSTGLTNADVQTLVVNTETGELFAGTFQKGIFHSDNQGNSWQQLTNIERGTGTISSDNITVKGAGLNSQQLQVGDIINAGGQTRTIVSINNETQIITVDTAFRPDLAERTAFTINTGLTNLNITSLLILPQEQETILFAGTGGSGVFRSQDNGKRWQQVNTNLQDLEIRTLVKNSSNEIFLGTASKGIFHSVDNGDSWQAINDNLTNTDIKAIAISSNDNKDNIIAGGNGILISQDGFYTVPLNKSDLLWVISPPVKEKYLKWLVRDINGFVGNIETITDKELFLQPATEEDGIVSEVCTIKKPPTEQQNPVIVLKKPLKYAYDPETVTIYANVVMATHGETVVEVMGNGDGTIPNQSFILKQPPLTYVPAPTASGAKSTLEVRVNDVLWEEVDTLYEKDTHLQGYIIRLTDDNTPVITFGDGENGARLPTGEENVSATYRSGIGLEGQVAPESLTQLKDKPLGILEVINPLSASGAAPPESRDEAREKAPSQVRTLDRIVSIQDFEDFSRAFAGIGKAQAVPLWNGQSQLVHITVAAADGSQVDTDSNLYQQLVAAIDNNRDPIQFVEVDSYELQLFNVEAKLQFNPRYQQELLIENVTASLKAKFTFSNRNFGQDVTAAEVIATIQQIEGIVAVDLDALYKLGSSKGLQQSLKADLARWDEENDIAKPAQLLLINPQDIKLTTI